Within Thermodesulfobacteriota bacterium, the genomic segment ACCGAGATGGTGGGGAAGTCGACGTTGGGCAGGTCGCTCACCGGCAGCTCCCGGTAGGCCATGACCCCGAAGAGGAGGATGGCGGCCATGACCAGGGTGGTCATCACCGGTCGGCGGATGAACAGCTCGGCCATGTTCATGGGCCCATCCCCCCGTTGTCTTTCCCCCTGCCCTGCGGTACGGTGAGCTCGACGACAGCACGGCAAGTTGTGCCCTCAACGAGGTGGATT encodes:
- a CDS encoding efflux RND transporter permease subunit; translated protein: MNMAELFIRRPVMTTLVMAAILLFGVMAYRELPVSDLPNVDFPTISV